A part of Salvelinus alpinus chromosome 23, SLU_Salpinus.1, whole genome shotgun sequence genomic DNA contains:
- the LOC139550239 gene encoding SLAM family member 5-like, giving the protein MSLLLGFGLLTCIASSESSSVFVLRGQDVRLDVQDNFKLKDLEVFKWMFRSANIVRCADTLSVRVSPEYNNRVEFYKGNFSLLLKNLQEGDSGPYTAVVSGDKENTIIAYQLIVQERVEPPVLTVDSVSSINTTCNMTVTCRGQNTSVTSSCNSSTCSQVGGESRGAETSTVPLLSVYVAGGSIICNHSNQVSWANDTKEIVELCPMKSVSPPAGSMSVCMLKIILVSVGLVIMISAVITVHFRDRFHYG; this is encoded by the exons ATGTCTCTCCTTTTAGGGTTTGGATTGCTGACCTGCATAGCATCATCAG AGTCCAGCTCTGTGTTTGTGCTGAGGGGACAGGATGTTCGTCTGGATGTCCAGGACAATTTTAAACTGAAAGATTTGGAGGTTTTCAAGTGGATGTTCAGATCAGCCAATATTGTAAGATGCGCTGACACATTGTCAGTGAGAGTGTCTCCTGAGTACAACAACAGGGTTGAGTTTTATAAGGGAAACTTCTCTCTGCTACTGAAGAACCTACAGGAAGGAGACAGTGGACCTTATACTGCAGTAGTGAGTGGTGACAAAGAAAATACTATTATTGCATACCAGTTAATTGTCCAAG AGAGAGTTGAGCCTCCAGTCCTGACAGTTGACTCTGTCTCCTCCATCAATACCACCTGTAACATGACTGTGACCTGCAGAGGTCAGAACACCTCTGTCACCTCCAGCTGTAACAGCAGCACCTGCTCTCaggtgggaggagagagtagaggggctGAGACCTCCACTGTCCCCCTGCTCTCTGTCTATGTGGCAGGGGGTTCCATCATCTGTAACCACAGCAACCAAGTCAGCTGGGCCAACGACACCAAGGAGATAGTGGAACTCTGTCCAATGAAAtctg TGTCTCCCCCTGCTGGTAGCATGTCTGTGTGCATGCTGAAGATCATCCTGGTGTCTGTGGGGCTGGTCATCATGATCTCTGCTGTCATCACTGTCCACTTCAGGGACAGATTCCACTATGGATAG